From the Phycisphaerales bacterium AB-hyl4 genome, one window contains:
- a CDS encoding DUF4174 domain-containing protein, which produces MTDSAAASPLSLDDLTREHRLLLIVSPFRETGSLQWQQQAVSANHGALAKRDVRLATIIGEDEGYLDSMPMSRADVVQLREVLEVEADRFALILLDKGGKQLMSAAKPVKIHELLEKLDAAAGEPAG; this is translated from the coding sequence ATGACTGATTCCGCTGCCGCTTCACCGTTGAGCCTTGATGACCTGACGCGCGAGCATCGCTTGCTGCTGATCGTTTCGCCGTTTCGCGAGACGGGCAGTTTGCAGTGGCAGCAGCAGGCTGTGTCAGCGAATCACGGTGCGCTGGCGAAGCGGGACGTTCGGCTTGCGACCATTATTGGTGAAGACGAGGGCTATCTCGACAGCATGCCGATGAGCCGAGCGGACGTCGTTCAGCTGCGCGAGGTGTTGGAAGTCGAGGCGGACCGGTTCGCGCTGATCCTGCTGGACAAGGGTGGCAAGCAACTGATGTCCGCGGCCAAGCCGGTGAAGATTCACGAGCTGCTTGAGAAGCTTGATGCGGCGGCGGGTGAGCCTGCGGGGTGA
- the fusA gene encoding elongation factor G, with translation MSTATTSAGEGKKLSRIERTRNFGICAHIDAGKTTVTERVLYYTGKTYKMGEVHEGTATMDFLEDEQTRGITIQSAATTCPWPKDGVDYICNLIDTPGHVDFTIEVERSMRVLDGAVVVFDGKEGVEAQSETVWRQAERYRVPRICFVNKMDKMGADFNYAFGTIIERLGANPVAVQIPIGASDDFKGIIDLLTRKAYFFSAEELGAKVEEKEIPDDLKDEVEKWRHALVEKAAELDEGLTEKFIMEEEISPDEIMAALRKGTLERKVQPVFCGSALKYIGVQRLLDGVINYLPNPQQVPEVQGTAVDDKEKKITRPHDHEAPFSALVFKVVSDTHGDLTYARVYSGTLEKGSRVLNSANGKREIVSRIFEMHAKDRISRDQAWAGEIVALVGLKNSGTGDTLCAADAPIVLERMEFPEPVISMSIEPASQADKEKLSNALATIRREDPSFRSHYDDETGQTIIAGMGELHLDIIKTKLTRDMKVGVNVGKPRVAYRESITKKAEARGTHKKQTGGRGQFGDCTITVEPYTAEQAEADELKLVDGVAFENKVVGGSIPKEYIPSVEYGCRETAKSGVLAGYPLVGVKVTLLDGSYHEVDSSQVAFEQAGRLAFQEGCRKAKLQLLEPVMKVIVTTPEEFFGSVSGDINKRRGLIADTEQRANTRIITSECPLSEMFGYATQLRGMTQGRASYSMEPLDYRPVPDNIAKAVLEGGGSE, from the coding sequence ATGAGCACCGCGACCACATCCGCCGGCGAAGGCAAAAAGCTATCCCGGATCGAGCGCACCCGTAACTTCGGCATCTGCGCCCACATCGACGCCGGCAAGACCACCGTCACCGAGCGTGTGCTGTACTACACGGGCAAGACCTACAAGATGGGTGAAGTCCACGAAGGCACGGCCACGATGGACTTCCTCGAAGACGAACAGACCCGCGGCATCACCATCCAGTCGGCGGCGACGACCTGCCCGTGGCCGAAGGATGGCGTGGACTACATCTGCAACCTGATCGACACGCCCGGCCACGTCGACTTCACCATTGAAGTCGAACGCTCGATGCGCGTGCTCGACGGTGCGGTGGTTGTCTTCGACGGTAAGGAGGGCGTTGAAGCCCAGTCCGAAACCGTCTGGCGTCAGGCCGAGCGTTACCGCGTGCCGCGTATCTGCTTCGTCAACAAGATGGACAAGATGGGCGCGGACTTCAACTACGCGTTCGGCACGATCATCGAACGCCTCGGTGCGAACCCCGTCGCGGTGCAGATTCCCATTGGCGCGAGCGACGACTTCAAGGGCATCATCGACTTGTTGACGCGGAAGGCCTACTTCTTCTCCGCTGAGGAACTCGGCGCGAAGGTTGAAGAGAAAGAAATTCCCGACGACCTGAAGGACGAAGTCGAGAAGTGGCGTCATGCTCTGGTCGAAAAGGCCGCGGAGCTGGACGAGGGGCTGACTGAAAAGTTCATCATGGAAGAAGAGATCTCCCCTGATGAGATCATGGCGGCGCTGCGTAAGGGCACGCTGGAGCGTAAGGTTCAGCCGGTGTTCTGCGGCTCGGCACTGAAGTACATCGGTGTGCAGCGGCTGCTCGACGGTGTGATCAACTATCTGCCCAACCCGCAGCAGGTGCCTGAAGTGCAGGGCACGGCGGTTGACGACAAGGAAAAGAAGATCACGCGGCCGCACGACCACGAAGCGCCTTTCTCGGCGCTGGTGTTCAAGGTCGTTTCCGATACGCACGGCGACCTGACGTATGCCCGGGTGTACTCCGGCACGTTGGAGAAGGGCAGCCGTGTGCTGAACTCGGCCAACGGCAAGCGTGAGATCGTCAGCCGAATCTTTGAAATGCACGCGAAGGACCGGATCAGCCGTGACCAGGCTTGGGCGGGGGAGATCGTGGCGCTGGTGGGCCTGAAGAACTCGGGCACGGGCGACACGCTGTGTGCGGCGGATGCCCCAATCGTGCTTGAGCGGATGGAGTTCCCCGAGCCGGTGATTTCGATGTCGATCGAGCCGGCGTCGCAGGCGGACAAGGAAAAGCTGTCCAACGCGTTGGCGACGATCCGCCGCGAGGACCCGAGCTTCCGCAGCCACTACGACGACGAAACGGGACAGACGATCATCGCCGGCATGGGCGAGCTGCACCTGGACATCATCAAGACGAAGCTGACGCGTGACATGAAGGTCGGCGTGAACGTCGGCAAGCCGCGCGTGGCGTATCGCGAGTCGATCACGAAGAAGGCCGAGGCCCGCGGGACGCACAAGAAGCAGACCGGTGGTCGTGGTCAGTTTGGTGATTGTACGATCACGGTTGAGCCTTACACCGCTGAGCAGGCCGAGGCGGATGAGCTGAAGCTGGTCGACGGCGTGGCGTTTGAGAACAAGGTCGTCGGCGGTTCGATTCCCAAGGAATACATCCCGTCGGTCGAGTACGGCTGCCGAGAGACGGCGAAGTCGGGCGTGCTGGCGGGCTATCCGCTGGTGGGCGTGAAGGTGACGTTGCTCGACGGTTCGTACCATGAGGTCGACTCGTCGCAGGTCGCGTTCGAACAGGCCGGTCGACTGGCGTTCCAGGAAGGCTGCCGTAAGGCGAAGCTGCAACTGCTTGAGCCGGTGATGAAGGTGATCGTGACGACGCCGGAGGAATTCTTCGGCAGCGTCAGCGGCGACATCAACAAGCGCCGCGGCCTGATCGCGGACACCGAGCAGCGAGCCAACACGCGGATCATCACGTCCGAGTGTCCGCTGAGCGAGATGTTCGGCTATGCGACGCAGCTTCGCGGCATGACGCAGGGCCGAGCCAGCTACTCGATGGAGCCGCTGGACTACCGCCCCGTGCCGGACAACATCGCCAAGGCCGTGCTCGAAGGCGGCGGCAGCGAGTAA
- a CDS encoding 1-phosphofructokinase family hexose kinase, with the protein MPQPTSIITVTLNTAIDRVLEVHDFHIGEHVLAREAMRYPAGKGINVSRALARIGRDNIATGFVGQAEMLEFDHLFSETGPGRAMCQLLAARGATRENITILDPKNHTDTHVRTTGYELTRRDVQRMVSKLGLLARQGSMVVFTGSLPPGLDMADFDTLLYVCIGGGAKVVLDVGGKLLADSTSLDMSGLANVEPEPVGGTGGSKMLWMVKPNRAELAEALGQPADALKDEAAVIDAGRRMARRVAWVVVTLGAEGALLFHQGHVWRGHCELSSDEVVNTVGCGDCMMAGMLDAQAAGKGPEDVLRWGIATATSNAALAGVAGFDRQRVTELAERCTIVDALSPSA; encoded by the coding sequence ATGCCCCAACCGACGTCGATTATTACGGTCACGCTGAACACCGCCATCGACCGCGTGCTGGAGGTACACGACTTCCACATCGGCGAGCACGTGCTGGCGCGCGAGGCGATGCGTTACCCGGCGGGGAAGGGGATCAACGTCTCGCGGGCGTTGGCGCGGATCGGCCGGGACAACATCGCCACCGGCTTTGTGGGGCAGGCGGAGATGCTGGAGTTCGATCATCTGTTCAGTGAGACCGGGCCCGGCAGAGCGATGTGCCAACTGCTCGCGGCGCGGGGGGCGACACGTGAGAACATCACGATTCTCGATCCGAAAAACCACACGGACACGCACGTTCGCACGACGGGCTACGAGCTGACGCGCCGGGATGTGCAGCGGATGGTGAGCAAGCTGGGTCTGCTGGCAAGGCAGGGGTCGATGGTGGTGTTCACCGGTTCGCTTCCGCCGGGGCTGGATATGGCGGACTTCGACACGCTGCTGTATGTGTGCATCGGCGGCGGGGCGAAGGTGGTGCTGGACGTTGGCGGGAAGCTGCTGGCCGACTCGACGAGCCTGGACATGTCGGGGCTGGCGAATGTAGAGCCCGAGCCGGTGGGGGGCACGGGTGGCTCGAAGATGTTGTGGATGGTCAAGCCCAATCGTGCGGAGTTGGCGGAGGCGTTGGGGCAGCCGGCGGACGCGTTGAAGGATGAGGCGGCGGTGATCGACGCGGGTCGGCGGATGGCGCGGCGGGTGGCGTGGGTGGTAGTGACTTTGGGCGCGGAGGGGGCGCTGTTGTTTCACCAGGGCCATGTGTGGCGGGGGCATTGCGAGCTGTCGTCGGACGAGGTGGTGAACACGGTCGGCTGCGGCGACTGCATGATGGCGGGCATGCTCGATGCGCAGGCGGCGGGCAAGGGGCCGGAGGACGTGCTGCGGTGGGGCATTGCGACCGCGACGTCGAACGCGGCGCTCGCGGGGGTGGCGGGGTTTGATCGTCAGCGCGTGACCGAGTTGGCTGAGCGATGTACCATTGTTGATGCACTTTCTCCTTCCGCATGA
- a CDS encoding ABC-F family ATP-binding cassette domain-containing protein, whose product MALLGISNLSLHFGQRAILDGVNLTLEAGEHMGLVGRNGCGKSTLMKLVAGLEAQKPDTGQIQLARTATVGYLRQDPKFDPTHTLRQEAATAFAELFSLHEQLEKVSHDMADAAGDELDKLMKRYERIEHEIEAAGGYAVDHRIDETLHGLGLTDEFFNVPVTGLSGGQKGRLALAKLLLSEPDVLLLDEPTNHLDIAGRQWLEQFLAGYRGAVILVSHDRWLLNRCVDKICELEAGELVEYPGNYDKYRVLRAERYVAQQRMYEKQQTKIKQEQAFIDRYRAGQRARQAQGREKRLERFVSGNLIERPMELDSMNLRFAPATRCGDMVAEANKLTMRYDGKTLFEDFDFKLERGDRIGIIGANGMGKSTLIRCLLGEQPPTAGTTRLGAQVDVGHYHQTHEHLPLQTTVVDYLRKFVPNQAEQPARDLAGAFLFSGLEQDKPLGTLSGGERSRAVLAGLMSGGHNVLVLDEPTNHLDIPSAERLEEAIAQFTSPPSSYSGGTQQKSSDGTLLLISHDRMLLENMVDQLLVFEGDGTIRHFPGRYSEYIEYQQTQRNTQADAAKPKPAAKAKPKAADPKPASAKKSNNKSSRFGHMNQQKLEARIEKLESRLRKIDAELSDSAVVRDGERIKSLQSERETVQAELTPLEEEWASRAEE is encoded by the coding sequence ATGGCATTACTCGGCATCAGCAACCTGTCGCTGCACTTCGGGCAGCGGGCGATCCTCGACGGCGTAAACCTCACCCTCGAAGCGGGCGAACACATGGGCCTCGTCGGCCGCAACGGCTGCGGCAAGAGCACGCTCATGAAGCTCGTCGCCGGCCTTGAAGCGCAAAAGCCCGACACCGGCCAGATCCAGCTCGCACGCACCGCGACCGTCGGCTATCTCCGGCAGGACCCCAAGTTCGACCCCACTCACACCCTCCGCCAGGAGGCCGCCACCGCCTTCGCCGAGCTTTTCAGCCTCCACGAACAACTCGAAAAAGTCTCGCACGACATGGCCGACGCCGCCGGCGATGAGCTCGACAAGCTCATGAAACGCTACGAGCGCATCGAGCACGAAATCGAAGCCGCAGGCGGCTATGCCGTCGACCACCGCATCGACGAAACCCTCCACGGCCTCGGCCTGACGGACGAATTCTTCAACGTCCCCGTCACCGGACTCTCCGGCGGACAGAAGGGCAGACTCGCCCTCGCCAAGCTGCTGCTGTCCGAACCCGACGTGCTGCTGCTCGACGAACCCACCAACCACCTCGACATCGCCGGTCGGCAATGGCTCGAACAGTTCCTCGCCGGCTATCGCGGCGCGGTCATCCTCGTCAGCCACGACCGCTGGCTGCTGAACCGCTGCGTCGACAAGATCTGCGAACTGGAAGCCGGCGAGCTGGTCGAGTACCCCGGCAACTACGACAAGTACCGCGTGCTGCGAGCCGAGCGATACGTTGCCCAGCAGCGGATGTACGAAAAGCAGCAGACGAAGATCAAGCAGGAGCAGGCGTTCATCGACCGTTACCGCGCCGGCCAGCGCGCCCGCCAGGCGCAGGGACGTGAAAAACGCCTCGAACGTTTCGTCTCCGGCAACCTCATCGAACGGCCGATGGAACTGGACTCGATGAACCTGCGCTTCGCCCCCGCCACCCGCTGCGGCGACATGGTCGCCGAGGCGAACAAGCTCACGATGCGCTACGACGGCAAGACGCTGTTCGAAGACTTCGACTTCAAACTCGAACGCGGCGACCGCATCGGCATCATCGGCGCCAACGGCATGGGCAAGTCCACGCTCATCCGCTGTCTGCTCGGCGAGCAGCCCCCCACCGCGGGCACGACCCGCCTCGGCGCACAGGTCGACGTCGGCCACTACCACCAGACCCACGAGCATCTGCCGCTGCAAACGACCGTGGTCGACTACCTCCGCAAATTCGTGCCCAACCAGGCGGAGCAGCCCGCGCGCGACCTCGCCGGCGCGTTTCTGTTCAGCGGACTGGAGCAGGACAAACCGTTGGGCACACTCAGCGGCGGCGAGCGCAGCCGGGCCGTGCTCGCCGGGCTGATGTCCGGCGGCCACAACGTGCTCGTCCTCGACGAACCGACCAACCACCTCGACATCCCCAGCGCCGAACGCCTCGAAGAAGCGATCGCCCAGTTCACCTCGCCGCCGTCCAGCTATTCCGGGGGCACGCAGCAGAAAAGCAGCGACGGCACACTGCTGCTGATCAGCCACGACCGCATGCTGCTGGAAAACATGGTCGACCAGCTGCTCGTATTCGAAGGCGACGGCACGATCCGCCACTTCCCCGGCCGATACAGCGAGTACATCGAATACCAACAGACCCAGCGCAACACCCAGGCCGACGCAGCCAAACCCAAGCCCGCCGCGAAAGCCAAGCCCAAAGCCGCCGACCCCAAGCCCGCGTCTGCGAAGAAGAGCAATAACAAGTCATCGCGCTTCGGCCACATGAATCAGCAGAAGCTCGAAGCGCGCATTGAAAAACTTGAGTCACGCTTGCGCAAGATCGACGCCGAGCTTTCCGACTCGGCCGTCGTGCGTGACGGCGAGCGAATCAAGTCGCTGCAAAGCGAACGCGAAACCGTGCAGGCCGAGCTCACCCCCCTCGAAGAAGAATGGGCCTCCCGCGCCGAAGAATGA